A stretch of DNA from Vanacampus margaritifer isolate UIUO_Vmar chromosome 1, RoL_Vmar_1.0, whole genome shotgun sequence:
ACTTTTTCATGCACTAAAAAGGttaaaaagcaaagcaaagaaaaacaagccAACGCTGGTCTAGTTGCTAAAAGCGTTAATTCAAGTCACTGGCCTACGAGTGGGGGTTTTCAGCTGCAGAAacaaatctagaaaaaaatgattccaAAGCCTGGTgtggaagaattttttttgtttgttttgtttttttttaaagtgcacgGTTGGCTTCCTCACACTGGAAAATGAATTTTGGCCAAGATTTCCTGTGAATGCAAATAGAATAAATTAAGTAAAAGAAGCCGCTGATGACTACACAACACCGAGTACGGCCACTAAAATGACAAGAGGGAAACCTtgaccaggattttttttttttgaaacttcACGGATCCTTGTATTCATGTGGTGAGGATGAACATCAGAGTGAGTGCAAATTAgtgacgtgtgtgtgttgtgtgcatttgtgcgTGTGTTCTAGTAAGTGAGGGTGGAGTCGTCCCATTCCAGCTGCTGCTGTCTGCTGGCCCCCTGCTGGTCCTCCTGTTCGCCACCCTCGTCATCCTCGCTGCTCTCCGACTCGGCGCTGGTGATGTCGTCTTCCTCTTCCCCGTCCTcgctctcctcctcttcttcctcgtcctcctcaCTGCTGTGCTGGTCTTCGTACGTCTGCGTACATGAACAGACATCTGTGAAACCTTCTGAGGCTAATTTAGGTGCTTACATTCAAAGCcgattttatatttttgcagggTGATGGCAAACTGAAATATAACAGACTCGTAAAAATGTTTCTTCGGTTGggaaaaacctccaccaaatccaaaaaacaaatttgaatcTGCACCAAATTGTATTCAGTAGTACCCACCTCTTTCTGAAATACCTCAaactgccacaagatggcgcaaAACCTGTCTAACATAAAATCGTTTTGGCATGTCTTGCTCCATTTTAGTGGTAAGAAATGACGGGATGATGGAGGAAGAGCTTCAGTAAATCAAGCCAAAACCTTGTCTAATACACAAGCAGTCATTAAAGTAGCGCTAagtaacttttcaaccttaataaaatattttcataacttgacttaaaactagttgaatggtacctttgccatggcctaagggggtctgtatcatttttactgccaCTAAGCAtttttgaggaggatggtaggaacactgccacacaaaaaaactacaaatgtgctgactgctttatagcatacgtcaaaagctactccggatgaaaggacagtcaaggatcaacattggcccggattgCACTCGCTGGAGTGAGCGAAAACACGACGCAatgtcctcataggaaatgtggtcttcgttcagacataacaataccactATTGTCCATATGGTGTCGCCATAAttaacgtaaactgaaagttccttagtgttactTTAAAGGtataaatgcaagtgaatgttAGCTAAGCCTGCTCCACGTTTACTCCAATGATCAGCTTTCACATTGCCATcagccaccaaaaaaaaacaaaagacaacaacaaaacactggTCGAAACTCCCTGCCCTCTTGGTTTGTTAAGTGAACCTTTAATACTAATTATATTGAAAATTGGCAAAACCTTATTTACTGTAGACAACTTTAGTGAGCTATTTACTTGATTaggtttccatttaactttaaGTCAAGTCAACATTTGACTtcacaataacatgttctatgtAGTAGCCACTCGTCTAAACACATTTTTCGAATTATAattgtgtttatggaatatgaattaagcatcaAAGTCCACCCACTTTTAGCCATCTcattgggcggccattttgccacttggtgtcgactgaaaatgacatcacatttgctcagggctcaggcagcgaccaatcacggctcagcttgtgaacatcacatggccaaactcagaaaacaggtgagccgtgattggtcaataatctcagtcctgagcaactgtgatgtcattttcagtcaataagTGACAAAACGGTCGCCCCATTAATGGATACAAATGATTTTAATGGACTTTAATGTTTAATTCATATCCATATGACGATTGGGAGTTCCCTTCACTCCATGTAtgtgtaaattaaaataaaaacctgcGATCTTGAGGTTATTTTAACAAACAtgcttaatggcatttcaacaatGCTCAGaactggagtttttttttttttttttttactttgatagcaatatttttcccttttactgcaaatgaatatcagctccaaatattgTCGGGCTACTTGACTACTAATTATCTGTAAACATATCAGTTTATCATAAAATTTTATAAAGATAGGTCAGGAAAGCATGCAAACTCCTCTTTGActggctgtgtgtgcgtgtgagtctTTTATGCAAATCAGCAAGGTATCGTTCCATAAATAACCCCCCTCCCCATCCCCAGCAGCCTGTCAATCATGGCAGCTCAGTGAAAAAGTAGGCCACTGACAACACCATCAAGCAGAGAGCATTATCAGGTAGACAGCTGTCTTCCTACCAACCACCCCACCTTTTTTCTTACCTCCATGGGGTTGACGGTGATAGTGAGGGCCGAGTCGTCCCAGTCCATCTCGTTCTCCTTGCCGTTCTCCTGATCCCTCATGGTGCGCTGGTGTGCGGCCCGGATCCGGAACACGCCCACAATGATCATGAACACCAAGAAACTGACGcagacgacgatgacgacggtGGCTGCGCTGGGAACCACTGCAGACACAAACGCATACAATGATGCCTGTTTTAAACCCACTCCAGGTAAGACGCAGCCCAGGTTAGCCCATATTAGCATTATCGAGGCCCTCTCGTGCATTGGCAGGCTTAGCTAGCCCGACAGCCTGGAAGATTATTGGAAGCGGGAAATAAATGGCGGTGCACAGATGTCACAGGCTGCACTCAAGTGTAATCCCTAAACgtatgccattaaaaaaaaataaaaataaaaatgggaggtGGGGGCAAACGAACACTGACTCCTGAATGTCCTACTTGTAGTTAACAGACTGTAATCTAACTCCAAGATGGAGCACCAGAAGCCACATGCTTCACACTAAACACTAAAAAAGAGGCTTTtaatttcctttcctttcttagATTATACTCTAAATACAACTGAATTCCAGATGAGTCgatcatttgaataaaatggaCGCTTTGCCACTAGGGGTCAGTGAATATCTTTGCTACCATGTCGTGAGAAGATTTAGTGAGGTTTTCACAAGTGAGGCTGGCCACGTCGCAGTACCTGACGCCTGGTGAGCGTTGACAAGGTTGTGACCAGACAAGTCCACGGAGGCCTGATGCACAGGGTTGATGAAGTTGGGCTGCACCATGGCACTGTTGACATGCTCCATGGCGCTGGCTGTGTGGATTACATTCACCTGGAGAGgatacacacaaacaacacaggTAAACTCTTTGAAGGCATCATAGTTACAAGACAAAACCAAGTTCAGTCCTACCTCGACCTTGAAGTCATTGCTGATGTAGCGCCCGTTGAGCTCCGAGCACACCAGTTTGAATTTCCTGTCAAAGAGCGCCTCCGTGTGCCAGTTCTTGTAACGGATGAGATGCAGGACTTGCTCGTAGTTGGCCATGGTGTTGACGCCTGGGGCACAGTGAGGTGCATGTCTTAAAAATGCAAACGGCAGCTAGCTGAAGAGAAGCGCTACTGTCCATACCTGTGATGACGAGGCCAAGGTGCGAGGCGCTCATCTCAAGGCCGCGTTGCTGCAGCTGCTCCATGTCCACCTCCAGGCCCTCGTGCTCCGCGTCCAGTTCATCTCCCACCACGGTCACTTCGCATGTGTCCAGGTTGTGCATGATTTCCTCGGACACAACTGTCTCTTGGACTAAATGGACAACATTGAGGATTTTTACTTTAGTTTAAGACATAAAAGTCAAATAGTTCTCAGTTTGTCCAAAACACAAGATGAGTCTTATTGTtgaagcagggatgtgatttgaccaaagtgaaattatctgaaaatttagccgggggtctgggggccgctggcacccagctaggtccagggcagtgcccagtggggagggggggggggggggaagcatgaacaaataattatatcgtgaccaaatgaaaagtaactcatattagagcataccacaaatgtctttgttatagcagaagatgttatctgtcggagtcatgtgcatacacaatgaactactaaaataaataaataaaataaaataaaattaaaaaaaataaataaataaataaaatattttttttgggggggataaaaaaagcggaattccgcaaattagcggaaaaatcacatccctgttgaaggtaaaaataaaacatacatttattttaccaCATGGATTACTAGAAACGCTTAAaaaactattaactcattcaaacccaaaaacgtataagcatgttttttaatactttgtccttcactcccataAACATATCTacacgtttttgttgttgttttatgcaCAAGCATACAGAATGCTTCAATGCCGCTTCTGACataaagaggtggcttaaagcaatggtagttgctGGTGGCattagagtataagagatcagccagggggccatgttgcaacaagctctttttgtcaatgttttcaccagtaatgtgaatattgatgaaatttacctatattgtaatgcttattactgcaaaatggaaactgacacaaatgtactttttttcccaatgaaagaagaaactcaaatttttcttttggtaggttccatgtttttatagcaatacaacaatattctgtgggccttgcaaaatcagccaaaatccagtagaatagccaggagcgaagggggtttgcttcagtgaaaatggctgggagtgaatgagttaattaccaaCACATGGATTCCCAGATTGTATCCTACTGTTAATCTAAGATGTTCTTTCAATAGCAAAATGGATTCAGAGGACCTATCCTTAAACTTAAACTTTATAGAAAAGTTCAGAGGGTCATGCTGAGCTTCCCGTCAAACAACAGAAAAGACAGACAGCACTGTTAAAGGTGATTTGACTTTTCGTAGCAAACGTCATGGTGTGCATTGCACGGTGGTCAGAAGCACCCTTTGTAACATCAAGGCATCTTTCTGGAGAATATTTGGACTTTGAACAATAATTCCTCCAAGTACTTCCAGGTCATCTGACTCAGTTAGCAAAGGAATGGGaacttccttaaaaaaaaaacagaatccaGAGATGCTCAAAGGAAGTAGCTAGTGAATGACTTGATATATTACAATATCTTGTACTTGCGACCCAAATTGAGAAAATGTAGCCATGTTTTAGACAAAGCTAACTTACCCCTTTTCTGAATACCAAACACTGCGAGCACAACAAACAATCAACCCAATCAACCAATCTAGCTCCCAAGAGATTTCTGCTAGTAACAGCCCAAATTTCAGAAACACCTTCTCACATATGAGAAAGTGTCCACAAATATATAAAGTGTGCAATGTGTATAATATTCCAGTAGATTGGACAGGATTTGTCATTGCTGAGATTAAAACCAAAAGCTCATACTAGTTATGGCAACATGTCAGCTGCCTTTCATACAGAAAAGCATCATCTCATGTTTTAGAACAGTTGCAGCTTATGTTTCATCATGCTTCAATCAGTgtatgtcatttttcaaaactgcaGGTATCCGTGTCACACTAGTTCAAGTGTGTaaatttcaaatgtaaaaataaatgatatgttaatgtaaataaaacattattatttaattcatgAACTGTTGCAGCATATACCCATATTTATAGTttaaaatcttttaaatttgtttgtaTGCTACAATTACGTGAAGTCATGGATGCTTGTGCAATACTTGATTAGCAGCACATGAAACTTTCCAGTTTCTGTTTCACCCACTGTGCAAATATATTGTCTCCTGATCTCAGCTTGTGTACAGTACAAAGCTAACAGATGGTGAGCTTCCATTGGCCCCTCCCATTAAGGAATAAACAATTTAGCTGTCACTCACTCTGTACAATCCCTTTGGCTACACGGCATAATCCATCCACCACGCTGTGATTGAACCCGTCTATTAGCAGTGTATTTGCCCCCATTATCACAGTCTTGTACTGCTTCAGGTATCACATGACTCAATGCGCATGATGCCATTTAGGAGAGAAATAAAACCCAACACCAAAAAGGGGAGTGCGGGACTATAAAAAGCTAATGTTGAATTCCAGTGTGCATTTCTCCCACCTGTGGGGTCATCGTCCGCTCCCTCTGTGGCTTCGGGCTCCGTGTCAGCCTCCACCTCACGGGTGATGGTGCTAACAATGCGCAGCTCGGGGAAAAGTGTCACGCCTTCTTGGCTCTCAAATTCGGCAGCACTGCGGGCAAAGTGGTCGATGCCACTCAAGCTGATCTTGGGCTCCTCAGGCTGCAGCACCATCACGTAACCTTCGGCATCCGGCATGGTCACGCAGGACTCCTCGTTGAAGCATCTGGAGGGATACAGTAAGTGCTTTTTAGTATCCCTGTGAGTGAATTTCAGTTAGAGGCAAGACAAAATCATTAATACCTATTGACAACAAGGGTTTAtactttgttttggtttgtatATTTCTATAGTAAGGATAACAAGGGATTATACTTTATGTTTTGGTTTGTACATTTCTATAGTGAgggcaaattatttttgatctgcaaaaaaatgaacaatacaTAACAGAAATTTGGCTGAGATCATTTAGAATGATGGTAAATACAAAAAGTTACTGAATTTTTCATTGAGTGTGTGCATATATGAAAGCCTGTTTAATACAACACTAAATTAGCAGTGCCGTTGTTTTCTAACCACAAAACAATTTGTCAATTCTCTTTGTTGTGGTTACACTTGTCCTCGGTTTCACCTCAACAATCCTCCCCCCTCTAACTTAAAACCAGAAAATCACTTCTGTAACAATGACAGCGAAGAATCTAACAATGGCTCCAGTGTTTGTAGCTGCTGCTCACTTGACAGTGGTGGAGATGCGAAGGTGTCTGATGCCGGGTGTTGGGAACTGCCGGGAGTTCAAGTAGGAGATGTGCTGCATGACCTTGTCAAAAGCGTCAATATCGTCTCCCTCGACAGTCAGAGAGGACTGGTTGGGGTTAAACTCCACCTGGAAGAGTAAACAAGATGGTATTTGAGCTACTACAGACATGTCAAGACAGATGCACAAGATTAGTTCAAATGAGCCAAGTTAGGATTGTGTGGTTTGTTCTGCTCTGCTCACCTTGACCGTGGAAGCGACCTCCTCAGGCAGCTGCACATCCAGGCCCTCCTTACAAGTGTACAAGCAGTCAATCACCTTCTTGTTCTCCAACTTGCCTGAACGAATCATCAGCCCTGCAAGGTTTCCATGGAAAAACTGGGCCATGCGTGCATTTCCGCCTGTGTATGTCATCACAGTGATGACAAGgataaaacaaagaaacacaGACAGTGAGGAATTAAGagtcatttttcactttttcagcCAGAATATTGGTACATGCAAGGTCAAGGCACAAATGCAGTCTGAAGTTCATGCAAGTTAGTTTGCGTGCCCAAATGAGGCTCGCTCAGACAACAAAATAATGGGTGAttttgtacatactgtatacacatgCAATGTCCCGTTAGCCGTACTGCTGGTTTACTGCAGTACAGAACGAACAAACGTAAAGATGAAATGATCAAAACATTTAACGATGCATCCTGGGAGACTGAGATTTTCCAGACAGGTGTGTGTATCAATCCTTATGAGATGAAGTAGACCATTGCATCAATCTACTGCCTCTACGTAAACATGTATCACTGTTATCTGACCCGGATTAACATCCATTTCCGCTGTCAAGGTCATGCTATGAAAGACGAGGCTGCACTGAACAGTGCGTTTTGTGCTTATCCCATGTTGACCCCAGTTAATCTTTTGTATAAGGTTTAGTGTATGAGGATGATGTAAAAATCATACAGACAGCAATAAGTCGTGGCCTTGTCCACATGGCAacatgcttgaaaaaaaaaggtgaaaataaatgtctcagCAACTAGAATGTTTAGTAAGCATTCTAGTCGAAGTGGCATGAGGATGCAGTAAGCGTGGTGGGACATGGTGGACACATTGAAGTATCTGAGAAGGGAAAAATTTTGGGCAACCTGAGGAGGACTCAGAGACTGTCTCAGTGTCATTGTCATGTCCCGAATGTTCTGTAGAGGACAGGAAAAAGAGACGGGAGAGACAGGGAGGAAGGTTGAGGATCTGCTAGAGGGATTCGCTCTACACTGGAGGTTACGCTGCATCACAAGAGAATCTTTGAGGGTATTAATAGATTGCAAACATTAGATGAGTCAATATGAATAACAGATTCCACAGAGTAATCTCAACATTTGCATTGCAAGCAATCTGATGTTCGTTCGTGTTATTGCATGGCAAAATTTACACTTCCTACCTTGCCAACAAGCACCGATGGTGAGCTGAGTCTCAATCCTAGAGGCATGCAGTGGGTAGTCCTCTGTGACCAGGAAAGGTTCAAAGGTCGCCCCATCCACAAACAGCGACACCGTGGGGAACTCCACATTCATCACATAGTGATGCCACTCTTTGTCACACACCTGCAGAGAACACAGTGCGTATAAAAAcagttttgggaaaaaataagCAGCTTGAGTTAATCTGGCAGCAGTAGCCCACCTGGTCAAGTTTCCAGTGGAACTCGGCTGGTTTGTAGTTCTCCGCCTCTGACGGATCTTGACGGAGGAGAAGGATCAGCCTGCAGTTGTGGACGTAGAGCGAATAGTGGTGCCTGTTCATGTCTGCAGGGGGGATATGAGTAGACATTACAAGATGAATTTAAAACTAGAACCATCaaacaatgacattttgaatcagattaatcacattttcgaattttgattaatcgcataattaactcataattcactgccattgacggctatagatgtcaaaaattcatttgaactatttatattagtttaacattttttccccacttttgttaacaagagtatgaaaacctagaattttttttaattgtacatttagaacagatttgaaaatttttaattaatcgtgagttaactattgaagtcatgcgattaattacaatttaaaaaattcatcgcctgacaccccaaattttttgataatcttttctctttttttccaaaaaaaaaaaagattgttaaaaaaaatgtctaggttttcatactcttgttaacaaaagtggggaaaaatgttaaactaatataaatagttaaaatgattta
This window harbors:
- the clstn1 gene encoding calsyntenin-1 isoform X4, with amino-acid sequence MRFRRNKLFASAVVLVLALVCALDAAKVNKHKPWIETTYHGIVTENDDKVLLDPPLIALDKDAPLRYAGEICGFRIHGQNVPFEAVVLDKSSGEGIIRAKDKLDCELQKEHTFTIQAYDCGEGPDGANMKKSHKATVHIQVNDLNEYSPVFKEKSYKATVIEGKKYDSILKVEAVDADCSFQFSQICNYEIVTPDVPFTIDKDGFIKNTEKLNYGREHMYKLTVTAYDCGKNRASEDVLIKISVKPTCKPSWQGFNKRIEYEPGTGSLALFPSMHLETCDEPITSIRATIELETNHIGKGCDRDTYSEKSLHKLCGASSGSTELLPAPSSSANWTVGLPTDNGHDSDQVFEFNGTQAIKVPDSLVSTSLKEPFTISVWMRHGPGAHEKETILCNSDKTDMNRHHYSLYVHNCRLILLLRQDPSEAENYKPAEFHWKLDQVCDKEWHHYVMNVEFPTVSLFVDGATFEPFLVTEDYPLHASRIETQLTIGACWQGGNARMAQFFHGNLAGLMIRSGKLENKKVIDCLYTCKEGLDVQLPEEVASTVKVEFNPNQSSLTVEGDDIDAFDKVMQHISYLNSRQFPTPGIRHLRISTTVKCFNEESCVTMPDAEGYVMVLQPEEPKISLSGIDHFARSAAEFESQEGVTLFPELRIVSTITREVEADTEPEATEGADDDPTVQETVVSEEIMHNLDTCEVTVVGDELDAEHEGLEVDMEQLQQRGLEMSASHLGLVITGVNTMANYEQVLHLIRYKNWHTEALFDRKFKLVCSELNGRYISNDFKVEVNVIHTASAMEHVNSAMVQPNFINPVHQASVDLSGHNLVNAHQASVVPSAATVVIVVCVSFLVFMIIVGVFRIRAAHQRTMRDQENGKENEMDWDDSALTITVNPMETYEDQHSSEEDEEEEEESEDGEEEDDITSAESESSEDDEGGEQEDQQGASRQQQLEWDDSTLTY
- the clstn1 gene encoding calsyntenin-1 isoform X2, with the translated sequence MRFRRNKLFASAVVLVLALVCALDAAKVNKHKPWIETTYHGIVTENDDKVLLDPPLIALDKDAPLRYAGEICGFRIHGQNVPFEAVVLDKSSGEGIIRAKDKLDCELQKEHTFTIQAYDCGEGPDGANMKKSHKATVHIQVNDLNEYSPVFKEKSYKATVIEGKKYDSILKVEAVDADCSFQFSQICNYEIVTPDVPFTIDKDGFIKNTEKLNYGREHMYKLTVTAYDCGKNRASEDVLIKISVKPTCKPSWQGFNKRIEYEPGTGSLALFPSMHLETCDEPITSIRATIELETNHIGKGCDRDTYSEKSLHKLCGASSGSTELLPAPSSSANWTVGLPTDNGHDSDQVFEFNGTQAIKVPDSLVSTSLKEPFTISVWMRHGPGAHEKETILCNSDKTDMNRHHYSLYVHNCRLILLLRQDPSEAENYKPAEFHWKLDQVCDKEWHHYVMNVEFPTVSLFVDGATFEPFLVTEDYPLHASRIETQLTIGACWQEHSGHDNDTETVSESSSGGNARMAQFFHGNLAGLMIRSGKLENKKVIDCLYTCKEGLDVQLPEEVASTVKVEFNPNQSSLTVEGDDIDAFDKVMQHISYLNSRQFPTPGIRHLRISTTVKCFNEESCVTMPDAEGYVMVLQPEEPKISLSGIDHFARSAAEFESQEGVTLFPELRIVSTITREVEADTEPEATEGADDDPTVQETVVSEEIMHNLDTCEVTVVGDELDAEHEGLEVDMEQLQQRGLEMSASHLGLVITGVNTMANYEQVLHLIRYKNWHTEALFDRKFKLVCSELNGRYISNDFKVEVNVIHTASAMEHVNSAMVQPNFINPVHQASVDLSGHNLVNAHQASVVPSAATVVIVVCVSFLVFMIIVGVFRIRAAHQRTMRDQENGKENEMDWDDSALTITVNPMETYEDQHSSEEDEEEEEESEDGEEEDDITSAESESSEDDEGGEQEDQQGASRQQQLEWDDSTLTY
- the clstn1 gene encoding calsyntenin-1 isoform X3, with protein sequence MRFRRNKLFASAVVLVLALVCALDAAKVNKHKPWIETTYHGIVTENDDKVLLDPPLIALDKDAPLRYAESFEVTLTEEGEICGFRIHGQNVPFEAVVLDKSSGEGIIRAKDKLDCELQKEHTFTIQAYDCGEGPDGANMKKSHKATVHIQVNDLNEYSPVFKEKSYKATVIEGKKYDSILKVEAVDADCSFQFSQICNYEIVTPDVPFTIDKDGFIKNTEKLNYGREHMYKLTVTAYDCGKNRASEDVLIKISVKPTCKPSWQGFNKRIEYEPGTGSLALFPSMHLETCDEPITSIRATIELETNHIGKGCDRDTYSEKSLHKLCGASSGSTELLPAPSSSANWTVGLPTDNGHDSDQVFEFNGTQAIKVPDSLVSTSLKEPFTISVWMRHGPGAHEKETILCNSDKTDMNRHHYSLYVHNCRLILLLRQDPSEAENYKPAEFHWKLDQVCDKEWHHYVMNVEFPTVSLFVDGATFEPFLVTEDYPLHASRIETQLTIGACWQGGNARMAQFFHGNLAGLMIRSGKLENKKVIDCLYTCKEGLDVQLPEEVASTVKVEFNPNQSSLTVEGDDIDAFDKVMQHISYLNSRQFPTPGIRHLRISTTVKCFNEESCVTMPDAEGYVMVLQPEEPKISLSGIDHFARSAAEFESQEGVTLFPELRIVSTITREVEADTEPEATEGADDDPTVQETVVSEEIMHNLDTCEVTVVGDELDAEHEGLEVDMEQLQQRGLEMSASHLGLVITGVNTMANYEQVLHLIRYKNWHTEALFDRKFKLVCSELNGRYISNDFKVEVNVIHTASAMEHVNSAMVQPNFINPVHQASVDLSGHNLVNAHQASVVPSAATVVIVVCVSFLVFMIIVGVFRIRAAHQRTMRDQENGKENEMDWDDSALTITVNPMETYEDQHSSEEDEEEEEESEDGEEEDDITSAESESSEDDEGGEQEDQQGASRQQQLEWDDSTLTY
- the clstn1 gene encoding calsyntenin-1 isoform X1 yields the protein MRFRRNKLFASAVVLVLALVCALDAAKVNKHKPWIETTYHGIVTENDDKVLLDPPLIALDKDAPLRYAESFEVTLTEEGEICGFRIHGQNVPFEAVVLDKSSGEGIIRAKDKLDCELQKEHTFTIQAYDCGEGPDGANMKKSHKATVHIQVNDLNEYSPVFKEKSYKATVIEGKKYDSILKVEAVDADCSFQFSQICNYEIVTPDVPFTIDKDGFIKNTEKLNYGREHMYKLTVTAYDCGKNRASEDVLIKISVKPTCKPSWQGFNKRIEYEPGTGSLALFPSMHLETCDEPITSIRATIELETNHIGKGCDRDTYSEKSLHKLCGASSGSTELLPAPSSSANWTVGLPTDNGHDSDQVFEFNGTQAIKVPDSLVSTSLKEPFTISVWMRHGPGAHEKETILCNSDKTDMNRHHYSLYVHNCRLILLLRQDPSEAENYKPAEFHWKLDQVCDKEWHHYVMNVEFPTVSLFVDGATFEPFLVTEDYPLHASRIETQLTIGACWQEHSGHDNDTETVSESSSGGNARMAQFFHGNLAGLMIRSGKLENKKVIDCLYTCKEGLDVQLPEEVASTVKVEFNPNQSSLTVEGDDIDAFDKVMQHISYLNSRQFPTPGIRHLRISTTVKCFNEESCVTMPDAEGYVMVLQPEEPKISLSGIDHFARSAAEFESQEGVTLFPELRIVSTITREVEADTEPEATEGADDDPTVQETVVSEEIMHNLDTCEVTVVGDELDAEHEGLEVDMEQLQQRGLEMSASHLGLVITGVNTMANYEQVLHLIRYKNWHTEALFDRKFKLVCSELNGRYISNDFKVEVNVIHTASAMEHVNSAMVQPNFINPVHQASVDLSGHNLVNAHQASVVPSAATVVIVVCVSFLVFMIIVGVFRIRAAHQRTMRDQENGKENEMDWDDSALTITVNPMETYEDQHSSEEDEEEEEESEDGEEEDDITSAESESSEDDEGGEQEDQQGASRQQQLEWDDSTLTY